From Pseudodesulfovibrio nedwellii:
GCGGCCTGATACATCCGTGACCTGTTCAGCTGTGGAAAAGCCGCTCTGGAGGACGAACTGGAGGATTTCTTTTTGTTCGTATTCAGTTTCGGGGTCAGCCAGTCCTTTTTCAAGGGCCTTGGCGAGAATCCTGTCTGGATCAAGTCCACGACCATCATCCTTGACTTGAATATAGGCGTTATCACCTTTACGCCATGCAGCCAGAGTGACGACACCGGCTTCTTTCTTGCCGGCGTTTTTACGACCTTCAGGGTCTTCCAGTCCGTGATCCACAGCGTTTCTCAGCAGGTGGACCAATGGTTCATTGAGGCTCTCAACGATGGTCTTGTCCAGAGCGAGTTCATCACCTTCGACAACGAAGTCGAGTTTTTTGCCGATCTTTTGGCTCAGACTTTTGACCAGACGGTGCATGGGCATAAAAATTTGTTTGAGTGGTACCAAACGGATGGCGTTTACTTCTTGCTGGAGTCTGCTGATGACATTGTCGAGCTCGCGCAGGGAAGAGGCCACCTGATTCATGTTGCTTGCGCCACCTTGGGCGATGACTGCGTAAGTGACCATGAGTTTACCCACCAGTTCGATCACTCGGTCCAGTCTGTCTGTACTGACGCGGATGGATGAGATTGCCTGTGCGGAAGGCTTGGCTTCCGGTTTGGCCTTTTTAGACTCGGTTTTTTCTTTTTCTTTGGGTGCATCAGCCTCTTTTTCCTGTTCGACTTCGGCTGTTGTCGTGGCTGGTTCTTCAAATGCCATGGCCGCTTCGGCTTCAGATTCTTGGACAACAGGTTTGGATTTGGTTTCGATCTTGGCCAGAGCGTCGGCACTGTTGTCGAGCAAGCCCCCCAGAGCGAAGAAGAATTTTTTTTGTGCTTCACAGATACCGAGCATTGCGGTGGTGATGTCTGCGTTGACAGGAGCAATCCCGTCCGAAAGCATGTCGAGAATGGCGATGACTCCGACAGAGGAGAGGCGCATATGCGACAGGCCGAGTGCATCGACAACCTCTCCGGCTCCCTGGCCGGTGGCGTCTACTTCGAGGATCTGTTTTTCTATGTCCTCAATGCACTGAATAATGCTGTCCTGCATGAATTTCCCCTTATTGAGTCGTGAAATAGGTGTCTTCGTCCGGGTAGACGGCAATGGTCTGGTCGAATCCCCAGGAATACAATGTTACTTTGGCATCTGGTGTGAGATTGCAAGCGGCAATCTTGAATGTCGTCCCCATACTGGCCACAGCACCCCAGGCTCCGGAGCCGAAAGTCAGCACTTCGGAGAGGTCGAGCAGAATGGAATCGCCCGGTTCGACTCCCAGAATTGCAGAAATGATCGGTTTGAAGTGTATGTCTTGATGGACGCGGATGTCTTTGACGCGGATGATGGTCACAGTGTCGCGTATTTCCACTTCGACGCCTGCACCAAGGACTTCGGCCTCGGCTATACCGCTGCTTGAAGCTTCGGTTATGAGGGAGAGGACTTCTTCCTGTTCTTCTACGTCGAGGTTGTCGTCACGGAGTTGCTCAAGAACCTGAAAGATCATGTTCACACCCCGCGAAAGCAGGGTGACGTTCTCCGAAGAGGATTCCACTTCACCAGACTGGACCTTTTTCAGGAAGTCCTCGATTTTGTGGGTGAAGTGAGATGCTTCTTCAAAACCCGCCATGAATCCGGTCACGCCCTTAATCGTATGCAACGGGCGTGCGAGTATCTCGATGCCTTCGCCGAGGTCGGCACCTTCAAGCATCTCAAGCCCTTCCATGACTTGGGGGTAATATTTGTCGTTGACCTCGGAGAAGAACTCTTCGATCATAGGATCTTCGCTCATGAGCTATCCTTGGCTACTTGTTCAAGAGTCCGAGTTTTTCCAACTCATCATACAATCTTTCTTTAGCAATCGGCTTGACGATGTAAGCTGAAGCTTCACCGTCGTAAAAAGTTTTTATGACCGTTTGAGGGTCGTCGAGGGCCGTGGTCATTATGACCTTGACCTTTGGTTTATAGCCTCTGTCCGTTTCAATGGATCGAATTTTTTGCAGCGCTTCAATCCCATCAACTTCGGGCATCATGATATCCATGAGAATGAGATCATAGGGCTGTTTTTCTGCATGACTGATTTTGAATGCCTCTACTGCTTCTCTTCCATTGACAACAATGTCCACTTCAAAAAGGGTCATCAAAAATGAACGGAGGACCTTTCGGCTGAGAAATTCATCTTCAACAATAAGTGCGCGCATCATTTTCTCCGGTTATAACCTGATGGAAAAGGGCTTGTTACTCTCTTCTCGACCTTAAAATAGAAAAAAGTCAATATGATGATAAAAAATTATCATACGTATGACATACGTGTTTTTTTGTCTTTTGGACACCCTCTCATGAGTTGTTCACACTTGCAAATCTGCGTGAGAATCGTTACCAACCCGCATGTCTCGCGAAATAACAGAGAAAAGAAAACAACGGATCGATCAGGTTCTAGCCAGACGGCAGAAGGATCTGACTATGGTTATGGACAACATCTGGGATCCGCACAATGTTTCGGCTGTGCTGAGAAGTTGTGACGCTTTTGGCGTGTTCGGAGTCCATTTGTACTATACCACATCGGAGTGGCCGGACTTGGCCAAGAAAAGTTCGGCATCCGCAAAAAAGTGGATTCAGCGTACCCGTCATATTGATGCGGCGAGTATGGTGGACGACTTACGCGGCCAGGGAATGCAGATTCTCAGGACTGGATTTTCCGAAACGGCAAAGCCTGTTACCGCTTTTGATTTTACCCGTCCTACGGCAATAATCTTGAGTAATGAGCATCGGGGAACTTCTCCTGAACTGGCCGAGTTAATTCAAGATGAGATATACATCCCCATGCACGGTATGGTACAGAGCTTTAATGTTTCTGTGGCTGCGGCTATTATTTTGTACGAAGCCTCAACACAGCGGGATCGAGCCGGTATGTATGAAACCTCTTCGTTTTCCGAAGATGAACTCGAAACGCTGAAAGCTGAATGGTATACGCGATAGGAGTATAATTATGCATGATTTACTGAAGGTCATGAACTCCGGCGGCGTCGTTCTCTACCCTACTGAGACGTTGTATGCCGTAGGATGTGACGCAACAAGTCAGGAAGCGTGTGAAAAAGTGGCGACCATCAAAGGTCGTGCAGAAGATAAACCACTTCCGTTGATTATCGGTGGCATGGATATGCTCGAACTGGTTACCGAGGAGAAGTCCTCTCATTTGATTCATTTGGCCGAACTTTTTTGGCCTGGTCCTTTGTCCATTTTGGTCAAGGCGTTGCCAGAATTGCCGGAACTGTTGTCTGATGATGAGGGATATACTTCAGTTCGATATAGCGGACATCCATTCGCCGCAGAGTTGTCCCGTCGTATGAAGAGGCCACTTGTTGCCACCAGTGCAAATATCTCTGACAAGCCCTCGGTGGCTCTTCCCGAAAGCATTGATTCGGAATTGCTTGAACTGGTTGATAAGGCCTACCTTGATCCGCCGTGGCCCCGTGGTAACAAGCCTTCAACGGTTGTCCGGCTGGTTGGTGCTTCTCAGTTGGAAGTTCTCAGAGAAGGTGCGGTGACCGTCAAAATGCTTTGCGACAAAGGATATTCCGTTTCCGTGAAGACATCGTGATTTTGAGTTTATTATTGTTTTAGATCGGCTTCTCTCCATTATGGAGGGAAGCTTTTTTTTGATGGAGATGAAAGAGTTGAAACCGTTTTGCATGTCTTTTGTATCTAGGGGTAAAAATTTGTACTCGAACACACGATAAATGGCGTTTTTCCCGAAGCGGGTAAAAAAAATTGTACTGTTTTGGCAAACAAAGTCGGAGTATGAAATTTAAAATGTTTTTTTAAGCAACTGATATAATAGTATTTATCTAAATTTTATACTTTTTTTATTCGTTTGGCACGAGGGTTGCTATATTAAAAGTATCTTCCTTCTTTATTTTGCACACGAGAAATAAAAGGCTTCACCGGACGGTCCGATGAAGCCTTTCTCGCGTGGTGTGAGTAAAATTTATTTATTGAATAAAATTAGATATTTAAAAGTTTTTAAGATGTTTTGATTCCGTCCTTGTGTATGGGCCTTGATGTGAGTCGCTGGCTGTTTCTTCGTAAACGGGGCGGTTAAAAAAATTGAATTTTGATTCACTGTTTGACTTGGTTGTCCGGTTTATGGAGACTTTACTAAAGTGAACCTGTGATCTGGAGTCTGTCATGGTAAAAATTCGACCGTGTCCCCATTGCGGTGAAGAAATTGAAGTCTATCGAAATCCCACGCCCACCGTGGATGTTGTGATTCTCATGTCGTCTGCCGAAGGAGATGGCGTGGTTCTCGTTGAGCGTAAGAATCCTCCGCTTGGTTGGGCATTACCTGGTGGGTTTGTGGATTATGGTGAGTCTTGTGAGGATGCGGCTATCCGTGAGATGAAGGAAGAAACTGGGCTGGATGTGGAGTTGATGGGGTTGCTTGGAGTTTATTCTGATCCGGAGCGCGACAAGCGGCAACATACCATGAGTGTGGTGTACATCGGCGTACCCAAAGACCCATCGGCATTGGCTGCAGGTGATGATGCCGCTAAGGCAGAAGTTTTTCCATTGGGTGAATGGCCTGAGTTGACCTTTGATCATAATAAGATCTTGGGCGACTTCATGACGTATGTTTCTGAGAACGGTGGAGAAGGGTGTGTTGACGGCTTTCCGACTCAGGCGTAGTTCTCACGCGGATGTTTCATAACCATTTTAAACGAGTTGAATAGATAGTATCATGCGCACATTGTGTATCACTCTTGGCGACCCGTGCGGTCTCGGCCCTGAGCTTGTTGTCCGGCATTTTGTTGATGCTCCTTCGGTCACTGATCGATTCTTGTTGCTTGGATCGCTTTCGGCAATGGATAGGGAGCTTGAAAGAGTCGGTGAGATCCGTTTCTTCGAGGTACTGGATGATCCGGCACAGATCAGCGAAAAAAATGCGGGAGTTTATCTTTTTGAGCCTGCGACACTTTTCGGGTTGGAGTATCCTCTTGGACAGGCCTGCACCAATGGAGGCAGGGCCGCCGGAGTCAGTTTGGATATGGCGGTCGAGGTACTCAAATCCGGTCTGGCTGATGGTTTACTTACTTGTCCATTGAATAAGGCCATGCTTCAGTCTGCTGGATTTGATTTCCCGGGACATACGGAATTTTTGGCTGAAAAACTTGGTGTGGGTGCGGATCAGGTTTGTATGCATCTGTGTGGTCATGATCCAGATGATGATAGGCCCAAGTTGCGTGTGAGTCTGGCGACTACCCACCCGCGTCTCAGTGATGTTCCGGCGCTTGTGACCGAGGAACGGCTGTTGCGTTGTTTGCATCTGACCACTGACTTTGTGCATACGTTGGGGCTTGAAGGCCCTGTAGGTGTGTGTGGCCTCAATCCTCATGCCGGTGAGTCTGGTCGAATAGGGGATGAGGAAATCAAGACTATTATTCCCGCCCTTGAAACGGCGCGTCGTGAAGGGCTTGATGTCGTTGGTCCTATTCCGGGTGATACCATTTTTTACTTTGCGGCCAAAGGTGAGTATTCGGCTGTGCTTGCCATGTATCACGATCAGGGTTTGGCCCCGCTCAAGCTGTTGCATTTCAGTCAGGCGGTGAATGTGACTCTTGGGTTACCGTACCCTCGTACTTCGCCGGACCATGGTACAGGATATGATATCGTGGGCACTGGTGAGGCATCCATACAGAGTTTTCGGGCTGCTTTGGATATGGTACAGCGGCTTGTTGAGGCAAAGGGGTAAATCATGGCACAACGATGTATTCTTTTGGATCGCGACGGGACTATTATTTTTGATAAGCATTATCTGCACGATCCCGACGGTGTGGAATTGCTGCCTGGAGCCGCGCAAGGGCTTTTGCGGATGCAGGAGATGGGATATTCTCTGGCCGTGTTAACCAATCAGAGCGGTGTTGGGCGCGGGTATTACAACGAGACGTCCGTTCGTGCCTGTAACGATCGTATGGCCGAACTACTTGCGCGGCATGGTGTTATTCTCAATGGTGTTTTCTTTTGTCCTCACACGCCTGAAGATGGATGTGATTGTCGAAAACCGAATCCAGGTCTCATGGAGCAAGCTGTTCAAGCTTTAGGGTTTGATCCGGCTGAGAGTTACATGATCGGGGACAAGCAGGCAGACATGGGAGTGGGGCAAGCAACTGGTGCGACGACTATTCTTGTGCGAACCGGCAAAGGCGCTGAGCATGAGGAGTTATGTCAGAACTCGGCTGACCATGTTGTCGATGATTTGCAGGCTGCTGCCGATATTATCCAATCTTTCGAAAAGAATTAAGAAGCCTTCGGCGACCAGAGGGGGGAATCTCTTGAAAGAGGTTCTCCTCTCTGGTTCCGCTGAAAGCGACTCTCGCTAGGGCCGTCTGAGACCAAAAAAAGGCTCCGTTTCGGGAGCCTTTTTTTTGAGTGATTTGATTTATACAGACGAATTTATTGCGTCGTTTTCTTTTGGGCAAATTTGAGCATTTTGACGGCTTCGGCGAATTCCGGGTTGAGATCCACCGCCACTTGTGCGGATTGCGCCATTTTAGGCCATTTCTTCCAGTCGAAGTAGAGACGGCCCATGTTGTAGTGGAGATACTCGTCTTCGCTGGTCAGTGTCAGGGCCTTGAGATAGTACTTTTCAGCGGTTTCAAAGTCCTTCATTTTGCGCAGAACCATGCCGATGCGATTGTACAAGTGGATGGCGTTGGGGTCGTCCTTGAGGGCGTCGTCCAACATTTCATACGCTTCCTTGTATCGTCCGGCATTGAGATAGCGGTCAGCGATGTCTGCCTTGAGGTCGGTATCCCCTCCAAAGTCGGTGACAAGCTGATTGAAGGTCGATGTGGCTTTATTCCAATCCTGACCATCCAGATGTTTCTGGCCTTCTTCAAGGGCAGCTTTTTTCTGCGCTAGAATGGCCTCCATGTCATCTTGGACCGATTCATTGAGAGCCTTTTGCAGTTCTTGCAATAGTTCACGCATGGCATCTAGCAGGGCACGTTCCTGCCCTGGTTCATAGCTTATGACTAAAGGATAT
This genomic window contains:
- a CDS encoding chemotaxis protein CheA is translated as MQDSIIQCIEDIEKQILEVDATGQGAGEVVDALGLSHMRLSSVGVIAILDMLSDGIAPVNADITTAMLGICEAQKKFFFALGGLLDNSADALAKIETKSKPVVQESEAEAAMAFEEPATTTAEVEQEKEADAPKEKEKTESKKAKPEAKPSAQAISSIRVSTDRLDRVIELVGKLMVTYAVIAQGGASNMNQVASSLRELDNVISRLQQEVNAIRLVPLKQIFMPMHRLVKSLSQKIGKKLDFVVEGDELALDKTIVESLNEPLVHLLRNAVDHGLEDPEGRKNAGKKEAGVVTLAAWRKGDNAYIQVKDDGRGLDPDRILAKALEKGLADPETEYEQKEILQFVLQSGFSTAEQVTDVSGRGVGMDAVVNAIKVTLDGDVEIESTLGKGAAFTIEIPLDRSANEGIVEALVCKVGGDTFIVPSRDVMEIYMPRLNDVVALPDGRETVDVRGEVHSLLRLADLLDLIPEQNNIEMAQAIVVRVGDYKAAVLVDEVLKQQQVVITGFTVPVEEIFHIPILGYGMMGESDALVIDTEKMIQHFQERMEQGATASLTRSALQA
- a CDS encoding tetratricopeptide repeat protein, which translates into the protein MSTDLIKSRKKMNSVPTLLKKGKYMPAVQAIHDGLILFLKNQVLKNEREEFEDILRKVTYALNSDGELRKIYPLVISYEPGQERALLDAMRELLQELQKALNESVQDDMEAILAQKKAALEEGQKHLDGQDWNKATSTFNQLVTDFGGDTDLKADIADRYLNAGRYKEAYEMLDDALKDDPNAIHLYNRIGMVLRKMKDFETAEKYYLKALTLTSEDEYLHYNMGRLYFDWKKWPKMAQSAQVAVDLNPEFAEAVKMLKFAQKKTTQ
- a CDS encoding TrmH family RNA methyltransferase; protein product: MSREITEKRKQRIDQVLARRQKDLTMVMDNIWDPHNVSAVLRSCDAFGVFGVHLYYTTSEWPDLAKKSSASAKKWIQRTRHIDAASMVDDLRGQGMQILRTGFSETAKPVTAFDFTRPTAIILSNEHRGTSPELAELIQDEIYIPMHGMVQSFNVSVAAAIILYEASTQRDRAGMYETSSFSEDELETLKAEWYTR
- the gmhB gene encoding D-glycero-beta-D-manno-heptose 1,7-bisphosphate 7-phosphatase, with the protein product MAQRCILLDRDGTIIFDKHYLHDPDGVELLPGAAQGLLRMQEMGYSLAVLTNQSGVGRGYYNETSVRACNDRMAELLARHGVILNGVFFCPHTPEDGCDCRKPNPGLMEQAVQALGFDPAESYMIGDKQADMGVGQATGATTILVRTGKGAEHEELCQNSADHVVDDLQAAADIIQSFEKN
- a CDS encoding NUDIX hydrolase, translated to MVKIRPCPHCGEEIEVYRNPTPTVDVVILMSSAEGDGVVLVERKNPPLGWALPGGFVDYGESCEDAAIREMKEETGLDVELMGLLGVYSDPERDKRQHTMSVVYIGVPKDPSALAAGDDAAKAEVFPLGEWPELTFDHNKILGDFMTYVSENGGEGCVDGFPTQA
- a CDS encoding Hpt domain-containing protein, which encodes MSEDPMIEEFFSEVNDKYYPQVMEGLEMLEGADLGEGIEILARPLHTIKGVTGFMAGFEEASHFTHKIEDFLKKVQSGEVESSSENVTLLSRGVNMIFQVLEQLRDDNLDVEEQEEVLSLITEASSSGIAEAEVLGAGVEVEIRDTVTIIRVKDIRVHQDIHFKPIISAILGVEPGDSILLDLSEVLTFGSGAWGAVASMGTTFKIAACNLTPDAKVTLYSWGFDQTIAVYPDEDTYFTTQ
- a CDS encoding response regulator; the protein is MRALIVEDEFLSRKVLRSFLMTLFEVDIVVNGREAVEAFKISHAEKQPYDLILMDIMMPEVDGIEALQKIRSIETDRGYKPKVKVIMTTALDDPQTVIKTFYDGEASAYIVKPIAKERLYDELEKLGLLNK
- a CDS encoding L-threonylcarbamoyladenylate synthase; translation: MHDLLKVMNSGGVVLYPTETLYAVGCDATSQEACEKVATIKGRAEDKPLPLIIGGMDMLELVTEEKSSHLIHLAELFWPGPLSILVKALPELPELLSDDEGYTSVRYSGHPFAAELSRRMKRPLVATSANISDKPSVALPESIDSELLELVDKAYLDPPWPRGNKPSTVVRLVGASQLEVLREGAVTVKMLCDKGYSVSVKTS
- the pdxA gene encoding 4-hydroxythreonine-4-phosphate dehydrogenase PdxA yields the protein MRTLCITLGDPCGLGPELVVRHFVDAPSVTDRFLLLGSLSAMDRELERVGEIRFFEVLDDPAQISEKNAGVYLFEPATLFGLEYPLGQACTNGGRAAGVSLDMAVEVLKSGLADGLLTCPLNKAMLQSAGFDFPGHTEFLAEKLGVGADQVCMHLCGHDPDDDRPKLRVSLATTHPRLSDVPALVTEERLLRCLHLTTDFVHTLGLEGPVGVCGLNPHAGESGRIGDEEIKTIIPALETARREGLDVVGPIPGDTIFYFAAKGEYSAVLAMYHDQGLAPLKLLHFSQAVNVTLGLPYPRTSPDHGTGYDIVGTGEASIQSFRAALDMVQRLVEAKG